The Amylolactobacillus amylophilus DSM 20533 = JCM 1125 genome contains a region encoding:
- a CDS encoding DUF1801 domain-containing protein, with translation MLERRANAQVDELISKLPEELALIVQQYRLLILESNSAVIEDHKWSMPSYELPESGQKMYIQVAKKYVNLGFTYGVDLLEFDSKRLLTGTGQTMRHIKIVPGRPIDETAVTSLIEHAFN, from the coding sequence ATGCTAGAACGAAGGGCGAATGCACAAGTCGATGAATTGATTAGTAAGCTTCCAGAAGAGCTAGCGCTCATTGTGCAGCAGTATCGCTTACTGATTCTAGAGAGTAATTCGGCAGTGATTGAGGACCATAAGTGGTCTATGCCAAGCTACGAGCTCCCAGAAAGCGGCCAGAAAATGTACATCCAAGTAGCTAAAAAATACGTGAACCTTGGGTTCACGTATGGGGTAGATTTGTTAGAGTTTGACTCGAAGAGATTATTAACCGGTACGGGACAAACGATGCGGCACATTAAGATAGTTCCTGGCAGACCAATAGACGAAACTGCAGTCACCAGCCTGATTGAACACGCATTTAACTAA
- a CDS encoding DUF960 domain-containing protein, producing the protein MLETMFAQNSPRFATYAVIDRIPGRMIDTVWYLIDQNLTGVVKLGNLINFDILADQDGKAAMMFSQKNNPLKIKFDLPIKYDPSYPASLVVYDDGVNQTVMLPSEVK; encoded by the coding sequence ATGTTAGAAACCATGTTCGCACAAAACTCCCCAAGATTCGCTACTTATGCCGTAATCGACCGCATCCCTGGTCGCATGATCGACACCGTCTGGTACCTAATTGACCAGAATTTAACCGGTGTCGTCAAGCTAGGCAACCTGATTAATTTCGATATCCTAGCCGACCAGGATGGCAAGGCAGCGATGATGTTCTCCCAGAAGAACAATCCCCTGAAGATTAAATTTGATTTGCCCATCAAGTACGATCCATCATATCCAGCGTCCTTAGTTGTATATGATGATGGGGTTAACCAAACCGTGATGCTCCCAAGCGAGGTCAAGTAG
- a CDS encoding DUF2975 domain-containing protein, giving the protein MTKLISNFLRLALIGITGLILFISTLIGLEGIPALVVTYPTHAWLFYTILTGIYVSVIIFLYGMYQAFRLLRNFELQDTFSVKTSLRLAKIKYAALAIAMLYFIGSPFAYIWADFEDAPGVLLIELIFLGLALAVTAFAKLAQSIVIEGTNKINSAEQQKLA; this is encoded by the coding sequence ATGACTAAATTGATCAGCAACTTTTTACGACTCGCATTAATTGGCATTACAGGCCTTATTTTGTTTATCAGTACCTTGATCGGTCTGGAAGGAATTCCGGCGTTAGTCGTGACTTATCCCACCCACGCTTGGCTGTTCTACACTATCCTCACTGGAATTTACGTCTCAGTAATCATCTTCCTTTACGGCATGTATCAGGCTTTCAGGTTGCTACGTAATTTCGAGCTGCAGGACACTTTTTCGGTCAAGACCAGCCTAAGATTGGCCAAGATTAAGTATGCGGCCTTAGCAATTGCGATGCTGTATTTCATCGGCAGCCCATTCGCGTATATTTGGGCAGACTTCGAAGACGCACCGGGAGTGCTGCTCATTGAACTAATCTTTTTAGGTCTGGCGCTCGCTGTTACCGCGTTTGCCAAACTCGCCCAGTCTATCGTGATTGAGGGCACTAATAAAATCAATAGCGCTGAACAGCAGAAACTTGCTTAG
- the ybaK gene encoding Cys-tRNA(Pro) deacylase: MSKKNKIDKTLVEKILDRKKIAYEQVTFETQRHGNVAEMDTTSLTEDERLVYKTLVASGNKTGPIVAVVPLDHHLSLKKFAAVSGNKKVEMLPLKILEQTTGYVHGANTPVGIHEQKHFPIYIEQTAKDQPFMVVSAGKIGRSVKLNPLDLQQVTAATFADLKE, encoded by the coding sequence ATGTCGAAGAAGAATAAAATTGATAAAACGCTTGTAGAGAAGATTCTTGATCGGAAGAAAATTGCCTACGAACAGGTTACTTTCGAGACTCAGCGTCACGGTAACGTGGCTGAGATGGATACTACTAGTCTAACCGAAGATGAGCGATTGGTCTATAAAACATTGGTTGCTTCTGGCAACAAAACTGGCCCAATTGTCGCAGTCGTTCCGTTAGACCACCACCTCAGCTTGAAGAAGTTCGCCGCGGTTAGTGGTAACAAGAAGGTAGAGATGCTGCCGTTGAAAATTTTGGAACAAACGACGGGCTACGTCCACGGTGCCAACACACCGGTTGGCATACACGAGCAGAAACATTTCCCTATCTATATCGAACAAACAGCGAAGGATCAGCCTTTCATGGTGGTTTCGGCTGGTAAAATCGGTCGCAGTGTGAAACTAAATCCGCTCGATCTACAGCAAGTCACTGCCGCTACTTTCGCTGACCTCAAAGAGTAA